One segment of Bradyrhizobium sp. CB2312 DNA contains the following:
- a CDS encoding mandelate racemase/muconate lactonizing enzyme family protein: protein MPRIANIESALYRIPLPITLSDSTHGEIAAFELITCRVRDADGAEGVGYTYTVGRNGGAVADILTREIPPLVEGREADDTEAVWHHVWWGLHYGGRGGPAVLALSALDIALWDLKARRAKLPLYQLLGGFDARVPCYAGGIDLDLSVEALLEQTDGNLAKGFRAIKMKVGRPDLKSDVARVSAMRQHLGDGFPLMADANMKWTVEEAIRAARAFVPYDLTWLEEPVIPDDVAGHARILQAGGVPIAAGENLRSLWEFKNYIVAGAVSYPEPDVTNCGGVSSFMKIARLAEAFNLPVTSHGAHDITVHLLAACPNRSYLEAHGFGLDTYIEHPLVLEDGKALAPDRAGHGISFDWTGLAKLAA from the coding sequence CGCCCTCTACCGGATCCCCCTGCCCATCACGCTCTCCGACTCCACCCATGGCGAGATCGCGGCGTTCGAGCTGATCACCTGCCGAGTACGCGATGCCGATGGCGCCGAGGGCGTCGGTTACACCTACACGGTCGGGCGCAATGGCGGGGCGGTCGCCGATATTCTCACGCGCGAGATTCCGCCGCTGGTCGAAGGGCGCGAGGCCGACGACACGGAAGCCGTCTGGCATCATGTCTGGTGGGGCCTGCATTATGGCGGGCGCGGCGGGCCGGCGGTGCTGGCGCTGTCCGCGCTCGACATCGCGCTGTGGGACCTGAAGGCGCGGCGCGCGAAATTGCCGCTGTACCAGTTGCTCGGCGGTTTTGACGCGCGCGTGCCGTGCTATGCCGGCGGCATCGACCTCGATCTGTCGGTCGAGGCACTGCTCGAGCAGACCGACGGCAATCTCGCGAAAGGCTTTCGCGCCATCAAGATGAAGGTCGGCCGGCCCGATCTCAAATCCGACGTCGCGCGCGTCTCCGCGATGCGACAGCATCTCGGCGACGGCTTTCCGCTGATGGCGGACGCCAACATGAAGTGGACGGTCGAGGAAGCGATCCGCGCCGCGCGCGCCTTCGTTCCCTACGATCTCACCTGGCTGGAAGAGCCTGTTATCCCCGACGACGTCGCCGGCCATGCCCGCATCCTGCAGGCCGGCGGGGTGCCGATCGCGGCAGGCGAGAATCTGCGCTCGCTGTGGGAGTTCAAGAACTACATCGTCGCGGGCGCGGTGTCCTATCCCGAGCCCGACGTCACCAATTGCGGCGGCGTCTCGAGCTTCATGAAGATCGCGCGGCTGGCGGAAGCCTTCAACCTGCCCGTCACCAGCCACGGCGCGCACGACATCACCGTGCACCTGCTCGCGGCCTGTCCGAACCGGTCGTACCTGGAGGCGCACGGCTTCGGGTTGGACACATATATCGAGCACCCGCTGGTGCTCGAGGACGGCAAGGCGCTGGCGCCGGACCGCGCCGGCCATGGCATCAGCTTTGACTGGACAGGGTTGGCGAAATTGGCGGCGTAG